The following are from one region of the Marinomonas sp. CT5 genome:
- a CDS encoding shikimate kinase — translation MKKALNIILVGPMGAGKTTIGRLISQSMGKEFYDLDKVIEDNAGADIPWIFEREGEEGFRKRETQALANLVQSGADDCVLATGGGIVMREENRDILRENALVVYLYASVAQQLYRTSKSTHRPLLQTGDPRATLRKLFEVRDPLYREVATLVVETDSRHPKSVANKVLDAIKRHLKMETTVS, via the coding sequence ATGAAAAAAGCCCTCAATATTATTTTAGTAGGCCCAATGGGCGCAGGAAAAACGACAATAGGCCGTTTGATTTCTCAATCGATGGGCAAAGAGTTCTATGACTTAGACAAAGTTATAGAAGACAATGCTGGTGCTGATATTCCTTGGATTTTTGAGCGAGAAGGCGAAGAAGGCTTTCGTAAGCGCGAAACTCAAGCATTAGCGAACTTAGTTCAGTCTGGTGCGGATGATTGTGTCTTAGCAACAGGCGGCGGTATCGTAATGCGTGAAGAGAATCGAGACATTCTTCGTGAGAATGCGTTAGTCGTTTACTTATATGCATCGGTTGCTCAGCAGCTCTATCGAACATCCAAAAGTACTCATCGTCCTTTATTGCAAACGGGTGATCCGCGAGCAACGTTAAGAAAGTTATTCGAAGTTCGAGATCCTCTGTATAGAGAGGTGGCGACCTTGGTTGTTGAAACCGACTCTCGTCACCCAAAATCTGTTGCCAATAAAGTGTTAGATGCGATTAAGCGACATTTGAAAATGGAGACCACTGTATCCTAA
- the aroB gene encoding 3-dehydroquinate synthase, with amino-acid sequence MRTLTVDLGDRSYPIFIGRGIRQQKSLFDDAIHGKQVMIVTNETIAPLYLESMVSMLSEDYKVDTCVLPDGESFKTLETYGSIMTALLTAKHNRTTTVIALGGGVVGDMAGFAAATYQRGVPFIQVPTTLLSQVDSSVGGKTGVNHPLGKNMIGAFYQPQAVIIDTETLQSLPQRELSAGMAEVIKYGLICDAPFFDWLEQEMPDLMALDNDKISDAIYRSCLAKANVVAQDEKEGGIRAILNLGHTFGHAIETEMGYGKWLHGEAVAAGSILAIDLSWRMGNLTEHDVSRSVALFKAANLPILPPDNMTLDTFVERMALDKKVLDGSLRLVLLGAMGSAIVTSDFPMEDFNACLLDAIDASKHARIA; translated from the coding sequence ATGCGTACGTTAACCGTTGATTTGGGCGATCGCAGCTATCCTATTTTTATAGGAAGAGGCATTCGCCAGCAGAAATCCCTTTTTGATGATGCGATTCATGGAAAGCAAGTCATGATCGTGACTAATGAAACCATTGCTCCTTTGTATTTGGAATCAATGGTTTCTATGCTCAGCGAAGACTATAAAGTAGACACTTGTGTTTTACCTGATGGTGAATCCTTTAAAACATTAGAAACCTACGGTTCTATTATGACGGCTCTGCTAACGGCCAAGCATAATCGCACAACGACTGTGATTGCTTTAGGTGGTGGTGTTGTTGGTGATATGGCGGGGTTCGCTGCGGCGACGTATCAGCGAGGTGTGCCTTTTATTCAAGTACCAACGACGTTGTTATCTCAGGTTGATTCTTCTGTTGGTGGCAAAACAGGGGTGAACCATCCGCTTGGCAAAAATATGATCGGGGCATTCTATCAGCCTCAAGCCGTGATCATTGACACCGAAACCTTGCAAAGTTTGCCTCAGCGTGAATTGTCCGCGGGTATGGCAGAAGTCATCAAATACGGTCTGATTTGTGACGCACCATTTTTTGACTGGTTAGAGCAAGAAATGCCAGACTTGATGGCGCTGGATAATGATAAAATTAGCGATGCAATTTATCGATCCTGTCTGGCTAAAGCCAATGTAGTTGCTCAAGATGAAAAGGAAGGTGGCATTCGCGCCATTTTGAATCTAGGTCACACTTTTGGTCATGCGATTGAAACTGAAATGGGGTATGGCAAGTGGTTACATGGTGAAGCTGTCGCGGCTGGAAGCATATTAGCGATTGATCTTTCTTGGCGTATGGGTAACCTAACAGAACATGATGTCAGCCGTTCCGTAGCGCTTTTTAAAGCTGCAAATTTACCAATATTGCCGCCAGATAATATGACACTTGATACATTTGTTGAGCGTATGGCGTTAGATAAAAAAGTCTTAGATGGTAGTTTGCGCTTGGTATTACTTGGTGCCATGGGGAGTGCGATTGTCACGTCGGATTTTCCGATGGAGGATTTTAACGCCTGTTTGTTAGATGCGATCGACGCAAGTAAACACGCTAGAATTGCTTAA
- a CDS encoding type II and III secretion system protein has product MNKYLTYGLLLFVLLNSRSGLAMDVYFESRSLQEVLPWLASQMNESVVISPEINEVLTLSIKDASWKEVMEAVAQQPNIRLEWQGQVAVLLPDFSVGSNEELGGTEICQRSYWLLKHAKAEKVGAHLQTLYPSLSLVIDDRTNSIVAYSCEALDGIQETLSWLDAPLRQIEINAQIAQVSRNAQSQFGVNWQAKLSEGVRSSIGGAVDLGALTPTTSLDFSSVGGSGLLGLALDMMESEGMANVVSKPKIVTSEGQPARIESGTEVPYQTVNDDKISIEFRQASLMLEVTPFVKDGNRILLSLNIHQDSVGDLVNGIPSLKTNRLKTQVVVKNQETLVLGGIFREESFESESRVPLLSEIPWLGELFKRHSEQQEKVELLVFITPKLLQMSVN; this is encoded by the coding sequence ATGAATAAATATCTTACCTATGGTCTCTTATTGTTTGTTTTACTCAACTCTCGCTCAGGGTTGGCAATGGATGTGTATTTTGAATCTCGTTCATTGCAAGAGGTACTGCCATGGCTTGCTTCCCAAATGAATGAAAGTGTGGTGATTAGCCCAGAAATCAATGAAGTTTTAACTTTATCGATTAAGGATGCTAGCTGGAAAGAAGTTATGGAGGCGGTTGCCCAGCAGCCGAATATCCGTCTTGAATGGCAGGGCCAGGTGGCCGTTTTATTGCCTGATTTCTCTGTAGGATCAAATGAAGAACTGGGCGGAACGGAGATTTGTCAGCGCTCCTATTGGCTCTTGAAGCATGCTAAAGCCGAGAAAGTAGGTGCACACTTACAAACTTTGTATCCTTCTTTATCACTGGTTATCGATGATCGAACTAACTCTATTGTGGCCTATTCCTGTGAGGCATTGGATGGAATCCAAGAAACCTTATCTTGGTTAGATGCACCATTAAGACAGATTGAAATCAACGCGCAAATTGCTCAGGTAAGTCGTAATGCACAGTCACAATTTGGTGTCAATTGGCAGGCCAAGTTATCGGAAGGTGTTCGTTCCTCCATTGGTGGTGCGGTTGATTTAGGAGCGCTCACTCCTACAACAAGTTTAGATTTTTCCAGTGTTGGAGGTTCAGGTTTATTAGGGCTCGCTTTAGATATGATGGAAAGCGAGGGAATGGCAAATGTAGTGTCAAAACCCAAGATTGTTACGTCGGAAGGTCAGCCTGCGCGAATAGAATCTGGTACTGAGGTGCCATATCAAACGGTAAATGATGATAAAATTAGCATTGAATTTCGCCAAGCGTCATTGATGTTAGAAGTCACGCCATTTGTGAAAGACGGAAATCGCATTTTATTATCACTGAATATTCACCAAGACTCAGTTGGAGATTTAGTGAATGGCATTCCTAGTTTAAAAACTAACCGATTAAAAACACAGGTAGTGGTGAAAAACCAAGAAACACTTGTTTTAGGAGGGATTTTTCGGGAAGAAAGTTTTGAGTCAGAAAGCAGAGTTCCGCTATTAAGTGAAATACCTTGGCTAGGAGAGTTATTTAAAAGACACTCAGAACAGCAAGAAAAGGTTGAATTACTTGTATTTATTACTCCAAAGCTGCTACAAATGTCTGTTAACTAG
- a CDS encoding DUF6435 family protein — translation MFSFLKSDPTKKLEKEYGDLLEKAMQAQRGGDIRLYSELTEKAEAVKAKLDEAKSA, via the coding sequence ATGTTTTCTTTTTTAAAGTCCGACCCTACTAAAAAGCTCGAAAAAGAATATGGCGATTTACTCGAAAAAGCCATGCAGGCCCAGCGCGGTGGTGATATCAGGCTTTATTCAGAACTGACAGAGAAAGCTGAAGCGGTGAAAGCTAAGCTGGATGAGGCGAAATCAGCGTAA
- a CDS encoding AAA family ATPase, with protein MSKPDFQFDLEDALNQPPKATLRDPFGSKDASVYFASEEGNQQLALLEHLSRYSSLLSVVQGPQGSGKSRFLMEFARNQDDTTVVSHVKATMLMTAGQLLQAIYAGFASHFTQPPNETTFGPLLKFSHDLDEKGQAALILVDNAQELNTDAVSMLLDMMSLSTDSQTVPHVVLFSEYSLARNLDAYQRSRYEQLSHSFTLAPYSLEQTRAYLLHRVRAVGGGINLPFNDKQVKQIHQESGGYPGKINQIAQSMMGNGNKPVKSRLRFNLAMGFPLAHMALLSIVMLGILVAVLFSDKPSTSNTTADRTSNVIPLSSRQGQSSAETIARIDAMQRKIGQEGDIILPPIPAGSSLPPISTSANSSAAQGSTSTPATSIAPISTAPIRAEAPVEQPAPVLDIPVEDEPSKNEQANLKVTPDPFDKTEWWLSQNPNRYTLQLLGTYSKGAVKDFIRGQGGVDAFGYFKSKHNGKDWFVVVYGLYRNRSEAIAAAETLPKDIRDLNPWARSARGIQDDIKKAQ; from the coding sequence ATGTCTAAGCCAGACTTTCAGTTTGATCTAGAGGATGCGCTTAATCAGCCCCCCAAAGCGACGCTGAGGGACCCGTTTGGCTCAAAAGATGCTTCTGTCTATTTTGCATCTGAAGAAGGCAATCAACAGCTCGCGTTGCTTGAGCATTTAAGTCGTTATAGTAGTTTATTGTCTGTCGTCCAAGGTCCGCAGGGGAGTGGTAAAAGTCGCTTTTTAATGGAGTTTGCTCGAAATCAAGATGATACAACGGTCGTTAGTCATGTAAAAGCCACCATGCTAATGACAGCAGGGCAATTACTGCAAGCCATCTATGCGGGCTTTGCAAGTCACTTTACTCAACCTCCCAATGAAACCACTTTTGGTCCTTTGCTTAAATTCTCCCATGATTTAGATGAGAAGGGACAAGCAGCTTTAATACTGGTCGATAATGCTCAAGAGCTAAATACCGATGCAGTCAGTATGCTTTTAGATATGATGTCTTTGTCGACAGACAGTCAAACCGTTCCTCACGTCGTTCTTTTTAGTGAGTATTCACTTGCGCGTAATTTGGATGCTTATCAGCGTTCTCGTTATGAACAATTAAGTCATTCATTTACTTTAGCTCCATACTCATTAGAGCAAACTCGTGCTTATTTGTTGCATCGAGTGCGTGCGGTAGGTGGTGGAATAAACTTACCGTTCAACGATAAGCAAGTAAAACAGATCCATCAGGAATCTGGAGGCTACCCAGGGAAAATTAACCAGATTGCTCAATCCATGATGGGGAACGGCAATAAGCCCGTAAAATCTAGGTTGCGTTTTAATCTTGCAATGGGTTTTCCCCTTGCCCATATGGCGCTGCTTTCAATTGTCATGCTGGGTATCTTGGTCGCGGTCTTATTTTCTGACAAGCCGTCCACATCGAATACGACTGCAGATCGAACCAGCAATGTTATTCCATTGAGTTCGCGACAAGGTCAATCCTCGGCCGAAACCATTGCACGTATTGACGCAATGCAAAGGAAAATTGGTCAAGAAGGTGACATAATTTTACCACCCATTCCTGCTGGTTCTTCATTGCCACCTATTAGCACGTCAGCCAATTCATCCGCCGCTCAAGGCTCAACGTCTACACCTGCGACTTCAATCGCGCCGATTTCAACCGCTCCTATTCGTGCTGAAGCTCCTGTGGAACAACCCGCTCCCGTGTTAGATATACCTGTTGAAGATGAACCTTCTAAAAACGAGCAAGCGAACCTAAAAGTGACACCAGATCCATTTGATAAAACTGAGTGGTGGTTATCTCAAAATCCAAACCGTTACACACTGCAACTTCTAGGAACTTACAGTAAAGGGGCGGTAAAGGATTTCATACGTGGCCAAGGTGGTGTGGATGCTTTTGGTTACTTTAAGTCTAAGCATAATGGCAAGGATTGGTTTGTAGTGGTCTACGGTTTATATCGTAATCGAAGTGAAGCGATTGCGGCGGCTGAAACTCTTCCAAAAGACATTCGTGATCTTAATCCTTGGGCACGAAGTGCGCGCGGTATTCAGGATGATATTAAAAAAGCACAGTAA
- a CDS encoding FAD-dependent oxidoreductase, translating into MSERLNNAFQFVEVDRKDPKKKPLITRKGQFVEIYKPFEEAGAKDQAHRCLECGNPYCEWKCPVHNYIPNWLKLVSEGSILEAAELSHQTNSLPEVCGRVCPQDRLCEGACTLGEGGFGAVTIGSVEKYITDTAFALGWRPDMSNVVPVNKTVAIVGAGPAGLACADILVRNGIKPVVFDKYPEIGGLLTFGIPEFKLEKSVMARRREIFEEMGVEFVLGTSVGDDVPFEHVLEEYDAVFLGMGTYKYMKGGFPGEDLPGVHDALDYLISNVNHCLDFEEDEADYVNLKGKQVVVLGGGDTAMDCNRTAIRQGAKSVTCAYRRDQENMPGSRKEVQNAKEEGVQFLFNRQPVEIIGEDKVEGIKVVETRMGEPDENGRRTAEIVEGSEQIIPADTVLVAFGFQASPAPWFEKFGIETDARGRVIAPKKGKFMFQTTNEKIFAGGDMVRGSDLVVTAIDEGRKAAEGIMDFLDV; encoded by the coding sequence ATGTCAGAGCGCTTGAACAACGCATTTCAATTCGTCGAAGTGGATCGAAAGGATCCAAAAAAGAAGCCTTTAATTACGCGTAAAGGGCAATTCGTCGAAATTTATAAACCATTCGAAGAGGCCGGAGCGAAAGATCAAGCGCATCGTTGTCTTGAGTGTGGTAACCCGTATTGTGAATGGAAATGTCCAGTACATAACTACATTCCAAACTGGTTGAAACTTGTCAGCGAAGGCAGCATTTTAGAAGCGGCGGAGTTGAGTCATCAAACCAACTCTTTGCCAGAAGTATGTGGTCGTGTTTGTCCACAAGATCGTCTTTGTGAAGGTGCTTGTACACTGGGTGAAGGCGGCTTTGGTGCCGTAACCATTGGTTCTGTTGAAAAATACATTACCGACACGGCGTTTGCTTTAGGCTGGCGTCCAGATATGTCTAACGTAGTACCGGTTAACAAAACCGTTGCTATTGTTGGTGCGGGGCCTGCGGGTCTTGCGTGTGCGGACATCTTAGTACGTAACGGTATTAAGCCGGTTGTCTTTGATAAGTACCCAGAAATTGGTGGCTTGCTGACGTTTGGTATTCCAGAGTTTAAATTGGAAAAAAGCGTGATGGCGCGTCGTCGTGAAATTTTTGAAGAAATGGGTGTGGAATTTGTTCTAGGAACGTCCGTTGGTGACGACGTGCCGTTTGAACATGTATTGGAAGAGTACGATGCCGTATTTTTAGGCATGGGAACGTATAAATACATGAAGGGCGGTTTCCCTGGTGAAGATTTACCAGGCGTTCATGATGCTTTGGATTACCTGATTTCTAACGTCAATCATTGCCTAGATTTCGAAGAAGACGAAGCGGATTATGTGAACCTAAAAGGTAAGCAAGTGGTTGTCTTAGGTGGTGGTGATACGGCCATGGACTGTAACCGTACAGCCATTCGCCAAGGTGCGAAAAGCGTGACGTGTGCCTACCGCCGTGACCAAGAAAACATGCCGGGTTCTCGCAAAGAAGTGCAAAACGCCAAAGAAGAAGGCGTGCAGTTCCTTTTCAACCGTCAACCTGTTGAAATCATCGGGGAAGACAAAGTAGAAGGCATCAAAGTGGTAGAAACTCGCATGGGTGAGCCAGATGAGAACGGACGCCGCACGGCAGAAATCGTGGAAGGCAGTGAACAAATTATCCCTGCTGATACGGTTTTGGTCGCGTTTGGTTTCCAAGCGAGTCCTGCGCCTTGGTTCGAGAAGTTCGGCATCGAGACCGATGCTCGTGGCCGCGTGATTGCTCCTAAGAAAGGCAAGTTCATGTTCCAAACGACCAATGAGAAAATCTTTGCTGGTGGCGACATGGTACGTGGTTCTGACTTGGTGGTTACCGCCATCGATGAGGGTCGTAAAGCCGCTGAAGGGATTATGGATTTCCTAGACGTTTAA
- the gltB gene encoding glutamate synthase large subunit encodes MNAGLYRPGEFKDNCGFGLIAHMEGNTSHELLKTAIESLTCMTHRGGIAADGKTGDGCGLLIQKPDLFLRSEATALFNHTLSDLYGIGMVFLDQDDALASEQRETLTNKLTAEGLNVVGWREVPIDASCLGIIAMDCLPRIEQVFVDSNRMDARTFATRLFVARRQTEIALAQYENFYICSLSDKVLAYKGLMMPVDLPFFYKDLGNEKMQTAICVFHQRFSTNTLPKWPLAQPFRMLAHNGEINTIEGNRNWALARTSKLRTPLIPELQDLQPLVNLTGSDSSSMDNMLEILVTGGVDIFRAARLIIPPAWQNVENMDPELRAFYQYNSMHMDPWDGPAGLVMTDGRHAICMLDRNGLRPARWVITKNGFITLASEVGTYGYKSEDVVSKGRVGPGQMLVIDTQNGKVLHTDDIDNRLKSMHPYKKWLKQEAIRIESLLEESSLEFEPFTKEEMLTYQKMFQVSFEEREQIFRPLAESGHEAVGSMGDDTPMAVMSSQTRPVTDYFRQKFAQVTNPPIDPLRESVVMSLETCIGVERNLFEETPKHANRIILSSPVLSPRKYSRLLALDDHRFRLVRLSTNYNPENVSLEQAIKDLQLKSEEVVRNGAVIVVLTDRDIEKGHLPIPAPMAVGAVHHYLSKQGLRCDSNIIADTGFARDPHQFAVLLGFGATAVYPYLSYRLINDMIDKGEVLGDPIACHVKYRKGINKGLMKIISKMGISTIASYRGAQLFEAVGLDSKVVDLCFKGVPSRIKGARFEDFQKDQATIANNAWKLRKPIQQGGYLKYVHEAEYHAFNPDVVRNLQTAVGTGRFEDFSKYTELVNNRPASMLRDLFTLSDKAQPIALDDVESIEQILPRFDSAGMSLGALSPEAHEALAQAMNELGCRSNSGEGGEDPARHGTERRSKIKQIASGRFGVTPEYLVNAEVLQIKVAQGAKPGEGGQLPGGKVNGLIARLRYAVPGVTLISPPPHHDIYSIEDLAQLIFDLKQVNPDALVSVKLVSEPGVGTIAAGVAKAYADLITISGYDGGTAASPITSIRHAGSPWELGLAEAQQALRSNDLRGNIRLQTDGGLKTGLDVVKAAILGAESFGFGTTPMVAMGCKFLRICHLNNCATGVATQDQMLRDEHFIGTVEMIKNFFRFMAEDTRQWLAKLGVASLQDLIGRTDLLTILPGETEKQNNLDLSPILSNDAIPADKAQYCQTPFNPPHDKGLLALKMWDTVKDVVEEKEGGEFAFDVTNCDRSIGARLSGEIAKRYGNQGMADTPLTLKLNGTAGQSFGVWNAGGLHMYLEGDANDYVGKGMTGGKLVIRPPKGSVFNSQESAIIGNTCLYGATGGKLFAAGTAGERFAVRNSGTHTVIEGAGDHCCEYMTGGMVTVLGNTGYNFGAGMTGGFAYVLDLDRTFVDKYNHELVEIHRIGTELTEEYRSHLRSVIEEYVRETDSEWGQEILENFYDYIGKFWLVKPKAASLGALLANTRQRPE; translated from the coding sequence ATGAATGCAGGCCTTTATCGTCCTGGCGAGTTCAAAGACAACTGTGGCTTTGGCTTAATTGCCCATATGGAAGGCAATACTAGCCATGAACTACTTAAGACAGCCATTGAGTCTTTGACATGTATGACACACCGAGGCGGCATCGCTGCTGATGGCAAAACTGGTGATGGCTGTGGTCTTCTTATCCAAAAGCCAGATCTCTTTTTACGTAGCGAAGCGACAGCTTTATTTAATCATACCCTGTCTGATCTTTATGGCATCGGCATGGTGTTTCTTGACCAAGATGACGCGCTGGCTAGTGAGCAGCGTGAAACCCTAACTAATAAATTGACGGCTGAAGGCTTGAATGTCGTAGGCTGGCGTGAAGTGCCAATTGATGCGTCTTGTCTAGGTATTATTGCAATGGATTGCTTGCCTCGTATCGAGCAAGTGTTTGTTGATAGTAACCGTATGGATGCACGTACCTTCGCGACACGTCTGTTTGTTGCTCGTCGTCAAACTGAAATCGCCTTGGCTCAATACGAAAACTTCTACATTTGTTCTTTGTCTGACAAAGTGTTGGCCTATAAAGGCTTGATGATGCCAGTAGATTTGCCTTTCTTTTATAAAGACTTGGGCAATGAGAAAATGCAAACCGCGATTTGTGTTTTTCACCAGCGCTTCTCTACTAATACGCTTCCTAAGTGGCCATTGGCGCAACCATTCCGCATGTTGGCGCATAATGGTGAGATTAATACCATTGAAGGTAACCGTAACTGGGCATTGGCTCGTACAAGCAAACTGCGTACGCCACTGATTCCGGAGCTACAAGATTTACAGCCTTTGGTTAACTTAACTGGGTCTGACTCTTCTTCCATGGATAACATGCTAGAAATCTTGGTCACAGGTGGTGTGGATATTTTCCGTGCGGCGCGCTTGATCATTCCGCCAGCATGGCAAAACGTTGAAAACATGGATCCAGAGTTACGTGCTTTCTATCAGTACAACTCTATGCATATGGACCCTTGGGATGGCCCAGCAGGTTTGGTAATGACGGACGGACGTCATGCCATTTGTATGCTTGACCGTAATGGCTTACGTCCTGCTCGTTGGGTTATCACTAAGAATGGCTTTATTACACTGGCTTCTGAAGTGGGAACTTACGGTTATAAATCAGAAGATGTGGTGTCTAAAGGTCGTGTTGGTCCTGGTCAGATGTTAGTCATTGACACGCAAAACGGCAAAGTACTTCATACAGATGATATCGATAATCGCCTTAAATCCATGCATCCATACAAAAAATGGTTGAAGCAGGAAGCGATTCGCATTGAATCTTTATTGGAAGAATCCTCTCTTGAGTTTGAACCTTTTACAAAAGAAGAAATGCTGACTTATCAGAAGATGTTCCAAGTGTCTTTTGAAGAGCGCGAGCAAATCTTTCGTCCCTTGGCTGAAAGTGGCCACGAAGCGGTAGGTTCTATGGGCGATGATACACCTATGGCCGTTATGTCTAGCCAGACTCGTCCAGTGACAGATTATTTCCGTCAGAAATTTGCGCAGGTAACCAATCCGCCAATCGATCCACTTCGTGAATCTGTTGTGATGTCCTTGGAAACTTGTATCGGTGTAGAGCGTAACTTATTTGAAGAAACACCAAAACACGCGAACCGTATCATCTTGTCTTCACCTGTATTGTCACCTCGTAAATACAGCCGTTTGTTAGCACTAGATGACCATCGTTTCCGTTTGGTGCGTTTGAGCACAAATTACAATCCAGAAAATGTTTCTCTTGAGCAAGCGATTAAAGACTTGCAATTGAAATCGGAAGAAGTCGTTCGCAATGGCGCGGTTATCGTTGTATTGACGGATCGAGATATTGAAAAAGGTCATTTGCCGATACCAGCGCCAATGGCTGTCGGTGCGGTGCATCATTATTTATCTAAGCAAGGTCTGCGTTGTGATTCTAATATCATCGCAGATACCGGTTTTGCGCGTGACCCTCATCAATTCGCCGTACTATTAGGTTTTGGTGCAACAGCGGTTTATCCATATCTTTCTTATCGTCTAATCAATGACATGATTGATAAGGGTGAAGTATTGGGTGACCCGATTGCTTGTCACGTGAAATACCGTAAAGGTATTAACAAAGGCTTGATGAAAATCATCTCCAAAATGGGGATTTCTACCATCGCCTCATATCGTGGTGCGCAGCTATTTGAAGCCGTTGGTTTGGACTCGAAAGTGGTCGACCTATGTTTCAAAGGTGTACCTAGCCGTATCAAAGGTGCGCGCTTTGAAGATTTCCAAAAAGATCAAGCAACCATTGCTAACAATGCTTGGAAATTACGTAAGCCGATTCAGCAAGGTGGTTATTTAAAATACGTTCATGAAGCGGAATACCATGCGTTTAACCCTGATGTGGTGCGTAACTTACAAACCGCTGTAGGCACTGGTCGCTTTGAAGACTTTAGCAAATACACTGAGTTGGTGAACAACCGCCCAGCATCAATGCTGCGTGACTTGTTTACCTTGTCTGATAAAGCTCAGCCTATTGCATTAGATGATGTTGAGTCGATTGAACAAATTCTACCGCGCTTTGATTCTGCAGGTATGTCTTTAGGGGCTTTGTCGCCAGAAGCTCATGAAGCGCTAGCGCAAGCGATGAACGAATTAGGTTGTCGCTCTAACTCTGGTGAGGGTGGGGAAGACCCTGCTCGTCATGGCACTGAGCGCCGCTCTAAGATCAAACAAATCGCCTCTGGCCGTTTTGGTGTAACTCCAGAATACTTAGTGAATGCAGAAGTATTGCAGATCAAAGTGGCGCAAGGTGCGAAACCGGGCGAAGGTGGTCAGTTACCGGGCGGTAAAGTAAACGGCTTAATTGCTCGTCTACGTTATGCGGTTCCGGGTGTAACTTTGATTTCACCTCCACCACATCACGACATTTATTCGATTGAAGATTTGGCTCAGCTGATTTTCGATTTGAAACAAGTTAACCCAGATGCCCTGGTATCTGTGAAGCTGGTATCTGAACCGGGTGTCGGTACGATCGCTGCGGGTGTGGCAAAAGCCTATGCCGATTTGATTACCATTTCTGGTTATGACGGTGGTACAGCGGCATCACCAATTACTTCGATTCGCCATGCGGGTTCTCCTTGGGAGTTAGGTTTAGCGGAAGCTCAACAAGCGCTGCGCTCTAATGATCTTCGCGGCAATATTCGTCTACAAACAGATGGCGGTCTAAAAACGGGTCTGGATGTTGTAAAAGCAGCCATTCTTGGAGCAGAAAGCTTTGGCTTTGGTACGACACCTATGGTGGCCATGGGTTGTAAGTTCTTGCGAATTTGTCATTTGAACAACTGTGCGACAGGTGTTGCTACTCAGGATCAAATGTTGCGTGATGAACACTTCATTGGCACGGTAGAAATGATCAAAAACTTCTTCCGTTTTATGGCCGAAGATACACGTCAATGGTTAGCGAAGCTGGGTGTTGCCAGCCTGCAAGATTTGATTGGTCGTACGGATCTTTTGACTATCTTGCCAGGTGAAACCGAAAAGCAAAATAACTTAGATTTGTCGCCTATTTTAAGTAACGATGCGATTCCAGCGGATAAAGCGCAATATTGTCAGACTCCGTTTAACCCGCCACACGATAAAGGCCTATTGGCATTAAAAATGTGGGACACAGTGAAAGACGTGGTGGAAGAAAAAGAAGGCGGCGAGTTTGCCTTTGATGTCACCAACTGTGATCGTTCTATCGGCGCGCGTTTATCGGGTGAAATTGCGAAACGCTACGGCAACCAAGGCATGGCGGATACGCCTCTTACACTGAAATTGAACGGCACAGCGGGTCAGAGTTTTGGTGTTTGGAACGCTGGCGGTTTGCATATGTACCTAGAAGGGGATGCTAACGACTACGTTGGTAAAGGCATGACTGGTGGTAAGCTGGTTATTCGTCCGCCAAAAGGGTCCGTTTTCAATTCACAAGAATCCGCCATTATTGGTAACACTTGTTTGTATGGCGCGACGGGCGGTAAGTTGTTCGCAGCGGGTACAGCAGGTGAACGTTTTGCCGTACGTAACTCGGGTACACATACCGTTATTGAAGGCGCAGGCGATCACTGCTGTGAATACATGACTGGCGGTATGGTGACGGTACTTGGTAATACAGGTTACAACTTTGGTGCGGGTATGACAGGCGGCTTCGCTTACGTACTCGATTTAGACCGTACTTTCGTGGATAAATACAATCATGAATTGGTAGAAATCCACCGTATCGGTACGGAATTAACGGAAGAATATCGTTCACACCTTCGCTCTGTGATCGAAGAATACGTCCGAGAAACTGACAGCGAATGGGGCCAAGAAATCCTAGAAAACTTCTATGACTACATTGGCAAGTTCTGGCTAGTTAAGCCAAAAGCCGCAAGTTTAGGCGCGCTATTGGCTAATACTCGTCAACGTCCGGAATAA